The DNA window TCTCATGAGCAACAGTATATGAGCCTGGCTCCATGAAAGAAATAACACATGAGCAGAAAAACAAGATGATATGTGTAATAGAACAGTCTTGCAGTTCATTCTGCTTAAACATGTTGGTGCCAAAAGGAAACTGAAGTGCAACAATTCATTTGATGACGCTTACATATTCAAACATATGAACACCAAATCTATATGTAAGAAAGTGCAGGATCTACCCCATCCCTTGGggaagaaaggagagagaaTAATGAAACCACTAAAGCAGAAGCTACAATATAACAATCGTGATCCAAGTAAGACACACTACACCAAAATTGCATATTAAGGAAAGAAAAATAGAAAACCGAAACCCGCTTGcaaaaataaaatgaaaaagaaaaaagaaatgcAAAAGCATTCAGTTAGATAACAGAGACAATGTTTCACATGCAACCAAATTGCATCTTTAAGCTTCCATACTTTATGGGCACCATATTCGTATTGTAAAGCCATGATAATCCATGCATACACTGTTACACACATAGGAACACACCTGCACAGGATAAGCTCGGGTATCCACCCCATCTGTTGGAGTTTATTAGAAACGCTGATTGCGTCAGCTCTCCCAGCCTTGCTTAGAGGTCTGTCATGATCTGACATTAGGACACATATTAAACCCTGTTCTCCAGAAAGAAATGCAAGAGGCCAGCAATCACAAAGGAAACACATATCGGTTTTTAGCAATGGATTCCCTTGTTCGCAGAATTACCAATTCAACCTAATATCAACAATAGTGTATCTCGGTTAAATGGTAAACGTATCCGAACAATGAGCTATATGATTTCAGCAATGCTCCTTCCTATCCAATTGAAGGTGAATTGACagacaaactcttggaaccctCGAGCGCCCAGCCAATCTGGCGCAGCACGTACCTCATGAAATTGCATGAAATTACATCCCGTATGAAATCAAGCTTGATATATTCCATGAAACAGTCATAATTGTAAAATTAAAGTCCAGTTGTACATACCTGCTTAGCTCATGAAATTGCCGGTCACACATGTGGCACATCGGTCGCACTGGTAACCATCGACCCATGTAGGTTCCAATTATGCACAATTAGGTCTGACTGCAGGCGAAAATGGACATCACGATCTCGTAGCCGGTGATGTGCTTGAACAAATGCATGTCGGTCCACCAAGTTCCCCGTTGATAGGTCGACATGCTGCCCGGGATTTTCAAAGCTGGTGTTCGTTGCGCTGTCACCCTCGTCCTCGATGATCATGTTATGCATAATTATGCATGCGGTCATCATATCCCGCACGTCGTCCCTGTCCCATGGATAGGCCGGCCCACGAATCACTGCCCACCGGGCCTGAAGCACACCAAATGCTCTCTCAACATCCTTGCGAGCACCCTCCTGTTTTGCGGCGAAGAGGCGAGTCTTCATCTCCATCGGATGACGGACGGTCTTCACAAATGCGGGCCAGTCTGGGTAGATTCCATCTGCCAGGTAATATCCCATATTGTATGAATGCCCATTGACTGTGAAGTTCACCGGCGTCGAGGTCCCCTGCATGAAGCGGTCaaagagactcgatctgtgAAGAACGTTGATGTCGTTGCAGCTACCTGGCATTCCAAAGTAAGCGTGCCAAATCCATAGGTTCCTGGACGCCACAGCCTCTAGAATCATAGAAGGTGATTTCCCACGGCCGGTGAACATGCCCTTCCACGATGATGGGCAATTACGCCACGTCCAATGCATGCAGTCTATGCTGCCAAGCATTCCCGGGAATCCCCGTTGTTCACCTTCCTCGACGAGGCGGCGGACATCCTCTTCAGTTGGCGCTCGCAGATAGTATCCACCAAATGCATCGATGACTGCTCGACAGAAATGCTTCAAGGCCTCTTGAGCTGTCGAGGGACCGATACGCACATACTCATCGACCGCATTGGCTGGTAATCCGTAAGCCAGGATGCGAATGGGGGCGATGCACTTCTGCAAGGCAGATATTCCCATAAGGCCTGTGCAGTCCGGACGCTGGATGAAATAAGGATCCACCCTCTGCACCGCGTCGACAATCCGAAGGAACACATGCCGTCGCATACGGAAGCTGCGGAGTCAAAGACAACAAGTATTAGTCCACTCGCCATGAAAACGCAGACAACATTATGTAACACATGCATGCGACGGACCGTTCTCGAAACAGCCGGTCACCATACACCGGCTGGGGAGCGAAGTAGTCTGCCCATATCCGACGGAAACCATCATGGTGATCACGAGGTACGATTTGGCGAGGCACCCTTTCGCGAGGCAAATGGGGACCCGACATGCACATCGTCATGAGGGTGAAGTCCTCCAGATCGTCTAGCTCCATCTCCATTTCTCGCTGATGTGCTTCTCGCTCCATCTCCGTGTGCTGTAACCACTCGTCGAAGTCCATAGTGCGGGAGGGGCGGCAGAGCTGACTTGAAAATAATGCAATGCTGCAATATTTAAGTAATAAGAACTGATCTATTTGTGTTTAGCTGTCCAAAAACAGAATTCACATCAAGAAAACGCTGTCTAAGAACTTTTGTAACTTTAGGATGTATGTATCCACCAGTTGGATATAGATGCCGGTTTATAACcttaattaaaaaataatacGATGTCTGAACTATCGCAGTTGATCAGGGAATACATTAACTTATTAAGTCTGTGATTAATAGTAACAACGCACGGCTTGGGTTCTATCGCAAACAAAGGTAATAGTACATCTTAGAACCTACCTACTACTTTTCGTATCTCCCAAGCAGCTAGCCGTACGCTTAGAGCATCTTCAAGAATACCTAAACAATATGAATATAGTCCTAAAAGATAGTTTTGGGATCTTGCCAAAAATTATTCAGAGAAAAAATGCTTCCCACCCAACAGTTCCCAGAAATTGTTCTAAAAACATTTAATAGTTGCCACAAACATATATGAAAGTGTCTAGAAACAACACACAGAGAATCTAAGGTGAGATATACCCAAACTATTAAGCAAAGAAGAATCATGCTAATCCATTTCAAATTTTACAAGATCGCATCCAGTACCACCAATCTTGGTTTTTAATTTTACATCTCCGTGCAAATTTCTGGTAAAACCAACTAGAGCACCGGCCAAAATTGTAACTTTGGACACTCCAATTTCAATAACAATAGGGCGGAAGAAAATACCTCGTGATGGAACGGAGGAACAATCAGAAAAAAATTGAAAGATGACGAGGTCAGAGTGTGGGTAGTGGAGAACTGGAGATAAGCCAGATGGCGAGGAGGATGGAAAGAGAGGCGCAAGTCACGGGCGgggcgcgggacggcggcgcgcgggacgggcggggcgcgggagggcggcggcgcgcgggacggcggcgaggcgcgggaggggcggccgcgcgcgggACGGTCGGCGGGGGCGGTagggccggcgggcggaggggcgccgggggaggggcggcgggcgggacgggcggcggcggggcgcgggacgggcggccgcgcgcgggacgggcggcggggcgcgggagggccggcgggcggaggggcgccgggggaggggcggcgggcggaggggccgCGGCCGGAGGGGCGCAGGGCGCACGCGGCAGAGGGCGGAGGGGCTCGGGCGGAGGGGCGCAGGGCGCAGGCGGCAGAGGGCGGAGGGGCGCAGGCGGCagagggcggggcggggcggggcggaggggagggcgcggcggggcggagcggcgggcggggcggggccggggcgtaggccggcggggcggaggggaaggggaaggccggcggggcggaggggagggcggggcggagcggagggcggggcagggcggggcggggcggagcggaggggagggcgcggcggggcggagcggagggcggggcggggccggggcgtaggccggcggggcggaggggaaggggaaggccggcggggcggaggggaaggggaaggggcggcggggccggggcgtaGGCCGGCGGGACGGaggggaaggggcggcggggcaggggcggaaGGGGCGGacggggcggaggcggcagaGGGGCGCGGGAGGACGGGCGGGTGGGAAAGGGCAGTTGgaggaaaataaagaaaaaaattgagattgtggggtatagaggatgggaatagaggatgttgttggagttaaatttggtatagagaacgaagttgatatggaggatggaTATAGAGGATGAGATTTAggggatatcgctggagatagcctaatCCACCTCCCCCCTCTCTCGCTGCTCGGCGGGTCCCgcagccgccggcgccgccgctatACAAAATCACAGCAGGCGCGACACCCATCAGCCCACCAACCAGTCCAACAAACCACTCCGACTCACCACCCAGCCGCTCGACCGGCCTCCGACGCCACCCCTGCCCCAATCCGGAAGAGgaggcgcggccgccgccggcgccgatcgGGACCCATGCTCCGCGCGGCGCTCTCCCGCTCAGGTACGCGCGCGTGGACTGACGGACTGACGGACTACTGACTGAGACTGACCCCTCCTCTTCCGCGCGCAGCCCTCGGGCTCCGCCGGTCCCCGGCGATGGCCGCGGCCGTCCCGCtctccactgccgccgccccgTGGCTCTCCAACGGCCCCGCCTCGTCCCCGGTACGCGCCCGCTGCCCCTTACCCCTCGTCCCTTCCTATCCCTCTGCGATTGCGGCGGGCACCGCCGTCGCCTCAATCCGTTACGACTGACCCCGGTGCCCTGCTCCTCGACCCCTCGCAGCCAAGGGTGCGCCTCCTCATCGGCGGCGAGTTCGTTGAGTCGCGCGCCGACGAGCACGTCGACGTCACAAACCCCGTAAGCACGCCGAATCGGTTTTGATTTCCGGGTTGATCGATTTCGGGGGCTGTTGGATGTGTGACGCGCGCATTTTGGTGTCGGGGGGTGTCGCAGGCGACGCAGGAGGTGGTGTCGCGGATCCCGCTCACGACCGCGGACGAGTTCAGGGCTGCCGTGGACGCCGCCAGGACAGCCTTCCCCGGGTGGCGGGGCACGCCCGTCACTACGCGCCAGCGCGTCATGTTCAAGTTCCAGGAGCTCATCCGGGCAAACATGGTGACTCTTTGCTTAATTGACGTCCTTGTTGTGTCATTTGATGCTGCCCGGTCGTTGTTTTGGTGACTGTCTTTGCCTCCTGATCACAGGACAAGCTTGCAGAGAACATTACGACAGAGCAGGGGAAGACGCTGAAAGATGCTTGGGGCGATGTGTTTCGGGGTCTAGGTTGGTTTTCAGATCATTGGAATGTTGATACGTTGACTATCTCAAATTTCTATGTTACCATAAACTGAAAATCTTGACATAGAAGTTTTCAATAGCCTCCTAAATTCACAGACCTTAGTTATAATAAGAAATGCATAATACATCTTAGAATAAATTTCGACCTGCAATTAGAAACAAGTGTCCTGAAAACTTAATTACAAAGGTTTTTCATTATTTATGCAATACCAAATGTTGTCTCATATTGCTGAAATACCCCAGGTGGCATAAAAAGTCACTGTTACTGCTGATTTGTCTGTTTTAGTCTGCTTATATGTTTGAATCAGTGACCTTTTTTCTGTCAGATGAATCTTTCTTATGTTGGCCATTTATCACACTGATTTTACGATTTTGATTTTAAACTCCTAATCTTGTAGAGGTGGTGGAGCATGCTTGTGGAATGGGGACTCTCCAAATGGGTGAATATGTATCAAATGTTTCTAATGGGATTGATACCTTCAGCATTAGGGAGCCACTTGGCGTGTGTGCTGGGATATGCCCGTTTAATTTTCCTGCTATGATTCCCCTATGGGTATGTCTaacttcaccttttcctctttGGTTTTTTTAATCATAATAGAAAACTGATACCAATGATTAATTGTATCATGTGATTGCTGTACACCTAGCATTCTGACTTCAATCTACAGGATGTGACCTGTGCTTTCTCATGGTTATACTATTTCAGATAATTGTCACTATTTATGTTGCTATTCTCTATTGGAATTGTTCAACTCAAGAGAATAGGTTTGGTCATCTTAAAAATTTCTTCGCTCCAATGGCTGCAGATGTTTCCCATAGCAGTAACATGTGGCAATACTTTTGTCCTGAAGCCATCAGAAAAGGACCCAGGTGGTTTACTTTATCATCAAACTTTATCTAACTTTATTTAATAAAACATGAATTTCTGTTCAACTAGTCCCAGCCTCTATTTAAGGCAGATAGCAAATAGCTCCACCACTCAAACTCTAGTGAGCTGGCAGCATGCCTGCACCCCTCATTGCGTAACCAACTGGCCAATTCATTGACTAACTTTGTTATCACAATGATAGCTATGAACTAATTCGTTTTACATGGTTGTATTGCCTACTTTCTTAGCTATCACCTACCATTACAGATTTGTAACTAAGCTGCATTTTCTTTTTAAAGCTACTAGGACAAATGTGCTCATAGTGCACATATTTTAACAGAAATATATTCATTTCGTATTGTAAGGGATATGGATACTAGTACCAATTTTAACATGTGGTGTGTGTCTGTTGCACCCAGAGTCCCAGATTCAATGTTTCGGTGTTTCCATTAGTTACTTTGAGTTATGACATCTATGTTCTTAATGAAATGGAATTGATATACTCCTAAGAAATACCATACAAAGTCATTCAAACTGCTTTATGTTTGGCCAATTTGGAAATCTGATGTTATACCTCACTGTTTCTTGTTACTACTTCAGGGGCTGCTATGATGCTTGCGGAGCTAGCAATGGAGGCTGGTTTACCTAAGGGTGTTTTGAACATTGTCCATGGTACCCACGTATGGTATTCCTAGCTGCCTTTTCAAATTTTGAGCTGGTACTATGTTATGATTACTTGTTTCCCAGTTGTCATGTACTTCTGGTGTTGCTCAAGTACACTTGACAACTGGTGTTTGTTGGGGGCAATGCTGCCTTATTTACTCTGTAGAATTGTTCGATCTCTTCTGTGTTTTTCTCTTTGCCgaaaagaaaattcatgaatcTGTTCTGCTGACTTAAATATCTGTTAAATTGGGTTCCAATTGCATTTTGCTGATGCAGGATGTTGTCAACAATATTTGTGATGATGAGGATATTAAGGCTGTATCCTTTGTTGGTTCCAATACAGTAAGTGAATCCAGTATCCTTTCTGTTTATCTATCCGTTGCACAATTTTTCCAATATGCTGTATATCCGCACAATACTTACAAATGGGTCCTGTCTGCAACATTTTTTGTTCACCTATTAAAGTCATTAACTTACTAATCCTTGTTCAAACAAATTTAGGATAGCCCACAGACACATACACATGCCAGATCGTTTGAATAATATGTTATCATAATGTTTACAAATCTAATCAGTTTTGATCGTGGTGCATCTTATCAATTCTAAATTTACAAAAAATGCACTAAGAATATGCATTCACACAGTTCTTGCTGTTGTTGTATTCATGTTGACAACATGCGAATGTGGTGTTATGGTGTGTTAATTATAAAGATGCATTTATAAACTTCTAGCTGTAACTTTTTTACATTAGATTTACAAGCACATATTACATTGGAAAATGACATTTATCCTCTGTCTCAGGCTGGTATGCATATATATTCTAGAGCATCTGCAACAGGCAAGCGTGTTCAGGTGAATTTTCATCTCTTTGGGACTCTCAGCCGAACTAATTTTTATTTGTGCCTTCTGTGTTGTATAAGTAGCATAATTTCCAACACAAGTTTCTTTTTATTCGTAGTGCAACATGGGAGCAAAGAATCATGCAATTATACTTC is part of the Panicum hallii strain FIL2 chromosome 2, PHallii_v3.1, whole genome shotgun sequence genome and encodes:
- the LOC112880222 gene encoding protein ALP1-like, translated to MDFDEWLQHTEMEREAHQREMEMELDDLEDFTLMTMCMSGPHLPRERVPRQIVPRDHHDGFRRIWADYFAPQPVYGDRLFRERFRMRRHVFLRIVDAVQRVDPYFIQRPDCTGLMGISALQKCIAPIRILAYGLPANAVDEYVRIGPSTAQEALKHFCRAVIDAFGGYYLRAPTEEDVRRLVEEGEQRGFPGMLGSIDCMHWTWRNCPSSWKGMFTGRGKSPSMILEAVASRNLWIWHAYFGMPGSCNDINVLHRSSLFDRFMQGTSTPVNFTVNGHSYNMGYYLADGIYPDWPAFVKTVRHPMEMKTRLFAAKQEGARKDVERAFGVLQARWAVIRGPAYPWDRDDVRDMMTACIIMHNMIIEDEGDSATNTSFENPGQHVDLSTGNLVDRHAFVQAHHRLRDRDVHFRLQSDLIVHNWNLHGSMVTSATDVPHV
- the LOC112881695 gene encoding methylmalonate-semialdehyde dehydrogenase [acylating], mitochondrial — translated: MLRAALSRSALGLRRSPAMAAAVPLSTAAAPWLSNGPASSPPRVRLLIGGEFVESRADEHVDVTNPATQEVVSRIPLTTADEFRAAVDAARTAFPGWRGTPVTTRQRVMFKFQELIRANMDKLAENITTEQGKTLKDAWGDVFRGLEVVEHACGMGTLQMGEYVSNVSNGIDTFSIREPLGVCAGICPFNFPAMIPLWMFPIAVTCGNTFVLKPSEKDPGAAMMLAELAMEAGLPKGVLNIVHGTHDVVNNICDDEDIKAVSFVGSNTAGMHIYSRASATGKRVQCNMGAKNHAIILPDADRDATLNALIAAGFGAAGQRCMALSTAVFVGGSESWEDELVKRASGLVVNSGMVNDADLGPVISRQAKDRICKLVQNGVDSGARLLLDGRYIVVPQFEDGNFVGPTLLADVKSDMECYKEEIFGPVLLLMKAESLDDAIQIVNRNKYGNGASIFTTSGISARKFQTDIEAGQVGINVPIPVPLPFFSFTGSKASFAGDLNFYGKAGVQFFTQIKTITQQWKESPAQRVSLSMPTSQK